Proteins from one Corynebacterium epidermidicanis genomic window:
- a CDS encoding enoyl-CoA hydratase/isomerase family protein gives MSALTIDFGEDRVVATMSRPEVRNAIDAEMINEFHALCAELEAEPRILIIVGADGIFASGADIGQLRERRRDDALRGVNSTLFSRIARLPMPVIAAIDGYALGGGAELALAADFRLGTPRIKVGQPETGLGIMAAAGALWRLREVVGEPLAKEILFTGRILNAEEALAAGFVTALHDDVLAAAHELADRIAKQDPLAVRLSKQVFAMPASAHPFVDNIAQAICFESDAKFDRMQAFLDRKKNK, from the coding sequence ATGTCCGCGCTGACCATTGACTTTGGCGAGGATCGGGTTGTCGCGACCATGTCGCGCCCCGAAGTCCGCAACGCCATCGACGCCGAAATGATCAACGAGTTCCACGCCCTGTGCGCGGAGTTGGAAGCCGAGCCACGCATCCTCATCATCGTCGGCGCGGACGGCATCTTCGCTTCCGGTGCCGACATCGGCCAGCTGCGCGAGCGCCGGCGTGACGACGCCCTCCGCGGCGTCAACTCCACCCTCTTTTCCCGTATTGCCCGCCTGCCAATGCCGGTCATCGCCGCGATCGACGGCTACGCGCTGGGTGGGGGAGCTGAGCTTGCGCTCGCTGCAGATTTCCGACTCGGCACCCCGCGCATCAAGGTGGGCCAACCCGAAACCGGTTTGGGCATCATGGCGGCCGCCGGTGCGCTCTGGCGCCTGCGCGAAGTGGTGGGCGAACCGTTGGCCAAGGAGATCCTGTTCACCGGCCGAATTCTTAACGCCGAGGAGGCCCTGGCCGCTGGCTTCGTGACCGCCCTGCACGACGACGTCTTGGCAGCCGCGCACGAGTTGGCGGACCGCATCGCAAAGCAGGACCCACTGGCTGTGCGCCTGTCCAAGCAGGTCTTCGCGATGCCCGCTTCCGCCCACCCCTTTGTTGATAACATCGCCCAGGCGATCTGCTTTGAATCCGACGCAAAATTCGACCGTATGCAAGCCTTTTTGGACAGGAAGAAGAACAAATGA
- a CDS encoding thiolase family protein: MAAYLVSGTRTPVGRYGGALSSVRPDDLAALVVRQVVEDAGLPPEAVDEVILGNANGAGEENRNVARMAWLLAGFPDSVPGITVNRLCASGMSAIALATAMVESGQADVVVAGGVESMSRAPWVQAKPEKAFAKPGEIFDTSIGWRFVNPIFAAQEKTTFSMPETAEEVARRCNISREDADAFAVESQARAIAAIEAGLFEAEITPVPVKDRKGNVTYVSVDEGPRAGTTAEVLARLKPVVKGGEVVTAGNSSSLNDGASAIIVASSDAVERYGLKARARVVANANVGLEPAVMGLGPIPATRKVLERAGWSVDDVDAFEINEAFATQSVATVRELGLDPARVNAWGGAIALGHPLGSSGSRITLTLLSRLEQSGAERGVATMCVGVGQGTAIAIERV, from the coding sequence ATGGCTGCATATCTCGTATCCGGCACCCGCACACCCGTCGGCCGCTACGGTGGCGCCCTGTCTTCGGTGCGACCCGATGACCTCGCCGCTTTGGTGGTTCGCCAGGTGGTCGAGGACGCCGGCTTGCCTCCCGAGGCCGTCGACGAAGTAATCCTGGGCAATGCCAACGGCGCCGGCGAGGAGAATCGGAACGTCGCACGTATGGCGTGGCTGCTCGCCGGGTTCCCGGACTCGGTCCCAGGCATCACCGTCAACCGACTCTGCGCCTCCGGCATGTCGGCGATCGCCCTGGCTACTGCCATGGTGGAGTCCGGTCAAGCAGACGTCGTAGTCGCTGGTGGCGTGGAGTCCATGTCCCGCGCCCCATGGGTCCAAGCGAAGCCGGAGAAGGCGTTTGCGAAGCCGGGGGAGATCTTTGACACTTCCATCGGCTGGCGCTTCGTGAATCCTATCTTCGCAGCTCAGGAGAAGACCACTTTCTCCATGCCCGAGACTGCTGAGGAAGTGGCGCGCCGTTGCAACATCTCCCGCGAGGATGCCGACGCCTTCGCCGTCGAATCGCAGGCCCGCGCCATCGCTGCCATCGAGGCCGGTCTATTCGAAGCTGAAATTACTCCGGTGCCAGTTAAGGATCGCAAGGGCAATGTCACCTATGTGTCGGTGGATGAGGGCCCGCGCGCCGGCACTACGGCTGAGGTGCTAGCACGACTGAAACCAGTGGTCAAAGGCGGGGAAGTGGTTACCGCGGGCAACTCCAGCTCGCTTAACGACGGCGCGTCGGCCATCATTGTGGCGTCTTCAGATGCAGTGGAGCGCTACGGCCTCAAGGCGCGCGCCCGGGTGGTCGCGAATGCGAATGTAGGCCTCGAACCGGCAGTGATGGGGCTTGGTCCGATCCCAGCGACCCGCAAGGTGCTGGAGCGCGCGGGCTGGTCCGTGGACGATGTCGATGCGTTCGAGATCAATGAGGCATTTGCCACCCAGTCGGTAGCGACCGTGCGCGAATTGGGCCTTGACCCCGCTCGAGTGAACGCGTGGGGTGGCGCGATCGCACTTGGCCACCCGCTAGGTTCTTCGGGTTCCCGCATCACGCTCACGTTGCTGTCCCGCCTGGAGCAGTCGGGGGCCGAGCGTGGCGTGGCCACGATGTGCGTCGGCGTTGGCCAGGGCACCGCGATCGCGATTGAGAGGGTATAA
- a CDS encoding 3-hydroxyacyl-CoA dehydrogenase family protein: MTLKHVGVLGGGRMGAGIAHAFLMTGARVVVVDLDPAAAQERIVRDVQKSLERGASGTLGEYLGRLACVADSAGFAGCQLVVEAIPENFDMKVSAFRDIAAAAPGAVIASNTSSLSVTDLAATVPSPERVIGLHFFNPVPASKLVEIVVADTTSAELVEAARGWVSDLGKTPIVVKDAPGFASSRLGVAIALEAIRMVEEGVATPEDIDNAMVLGYKFPVGPLALTDIVGLDVRLGISEYLASTLGERFEPPALMREMVARGELGRKSGKGFYEY, encoded by the coding sequence ATGACTTTGAAGCATGTTGGAGTTCTCGGTGGCGGGCGCATGGGCGCCGGCATTGCCCACGCCTTCTTGATGACGGGCGCCCGCGTCGTCGTCGTTGACCTCGACCCGGCCGCTGCCCAGGAGCGCATCGTTCGTGACGTGCAGAAATCCCTCGAGCGGGGTGCCTCCGGCACGCTGGGCGAATACCTGGGCCGGCTTGCCTGCGTTGCCGATAGCGCGGGCTTTGCCGGCTGTCAGTTGGTGGTTGAGGCCATCCCGGAGAACTTCGACATGAAGGTTTCCGCTTTCAGGGACATTGCAGCTGCCGCACCCGGCGCGGTGATTGCATCCAATACGTCGTCGCTGTCAGTGACAGACCTGGCGGCGACGGTGCCGTCGCCCGAGAGGGTCATCGGCCTGCACTTCTTCAACCCGGTGCCGGCCTCGAAGCTGGTGGAGATCGTGGTAGCGGATACCACGTCCGCTGAGCTCGTCGAAGCCGCTCGGGGCTGGGTCTCTGACCTGGGCAAAACCCCGATCGTGGTGAAGGACGCCCCAGGGTTCGCTTCTTCCCGCCTGGGTGTTGCCATCGCACTAGAGGCGATCCGCATGGTCGAGGAGGGCGTGGCGACGCCGGAGGACATCGACAACGCGATGGTGCTGGGCTACAAGTTCCCGGTCGGGCCGCTGGCGCTGACGGACATCGTGGGCCTCGACGTCCGGTTGGGAATTTCCGAGTACCTGGCATCGACGTTGGGCGAGCGCTTCGAGCCACCTGCGCTGATGCGCGAAATGGTTGCCCGCGGAGAGCTCGGTCGGAAGTCCGGCAAGGGGTTTTACGAGTACTAG
- a CDS encoding type IV toxin-antitoxin system AbiEi family antitoxin, with amino-acid sequence MERNQLLESLSADTLTEIQSQLSQRDVQLSFTPEPTVNIAGRTMLVELFVDDVTTTPKVQPMLLADEISSKQSKKLHQHGIWFADARGNMFLSGTGFLINIEGRRGNYQTHPNKPSSISLFTGRRSQVIALLLSYDELLNQSRRTIATAAGTSVGTVQQTLELLEATHYLHPGASAVYFPDKQQLLSAWARSYAAGLGHQTKLLTAEGEVPEIDEEFLLSGEAAVADLLINPQTADLYVADRTTAALTMAKHKWRQSQDGNLIFRRQFWHTPKREVPPAIVYADLISHDSPRLTEVAREYAIGRLGV; translated from the coding sequence ATGGAACGAAACCAGCTGCTAGAGAGCCTCTCGGCAGACACACTCACAGAGATTCAATCCCAACTCTCTCAGCGCGATGTGCAGCTCTCATTCACTCCAGAACCCACAGTCAACATTGCAGGCCGAACGATGCTAGTTGAGCTTTTCGTTGATGATGTGACCACAACCCCCAAAGTCCAACCAATGCTGCTTGCCGACGAAATCAGCAGCAAACAGTCCAAAAAACTTCACCAACATGGAATCTGGTTTGCAGACGCGCGCGGAAATATGTTCCTATCTGGTACCGGCTTCTTAATTAATATCGAGGGGCGAAGGGGCAACTACCAAACACACCCAAATAAGCCCTCCAGCATCTCTCTGTTTACCGGGCGCCGTTCTCAAGTGATCGCACTCTTACTCTCCTACGACGAACTGCTAAATCAGTCGCGTCGTACGATTGCTACCGCCGCCGGCACGTCGGTTGGCACAGTACAGCAAACACTTGAGCTGCTTGAGGCAACTCATTACCTTCACCCGGGAGCCTCGGCTGTCTATTTTCCGGACAAGCAACAACTGTTGTCCGCATGGGCGCGTTCTTACGCTGCCGGCCTCGGGCATCAAACCAAGCTTCTTACCGCCGAGGGTGAGGTCCCTGAAATCGATGAAGAATTTCTTCTGAGCGGAGAAGCTGCTGTGGCAGATTTGCTAATCAATCCCCAAACTGCGGATCTTTACGTCGCAGATAGGACAACAGCTGCCCTGACCATGGCTAAGCATAAGTGGCGACAATCCCAAGACGGAAACTTGATATTCCGGCGCCAGTTCTGGCACACCCCCAAACGAGAAGTACCACCGGCTATCGTATACGCAGATCTCATCAGCCACGATTCTCCACGCCTGACAGAAGTCGCACGCGAATATGCCATCGGTCGTCTGGGGGTTTAG